From Micromonospora nigra, one genomic window encodes:
- a CDS encoding amino-acid N-acetyltransferase codes for MSAGEILVRRARTSDVRGIRRLVDTYTDDRRLLSKATVTLYEDVQEFRVAVTGGGAVVGCGALHVMWEDLAEIRTVAVDPTYRGRSIGHRIVRELIDSARELGVSRIFVLTFETSFFGSFGFTEIDGAPVPQPVYEQLLRSYDEGVAEFLDLERVKPNTLGNTRMLLRL; via the coding sequence GTGAGCGCGGGTGAGATCCTGGTCCGCCGGGCCCGCACCTCGGACGTGCGGGGCATCCGGCGGCTGGTGGACACCTACACCGACGACCGGCGGCTGCTCAGCAAGGCCACGGTGACCCTGTACGAGGACGTGCAGGAGTTCCGGGTGGCGGTGACCGGCGGCGGGGCCGTGGTGGGCTGCGGCGCGCTGCACGTGATGTGGGAGGACCTGGCCGAGATCCGGACGGTGGCGGTCGACCCGACGTACCGGGGCCGCAGCATCGGGCACCGGATCGTCCGCGAACTGATCGACTCGGCGCGGGAACTGGGCGTGTCCCGGATCTTCGTGCTCACCTTCGAGACCTCGTTCTTCGGGTCGTTCGGCTTCACCGAGATCGACGGTGCGCCGGTGCCGCAACCCGTGTACGAGCAGCTGCTGCGCTCGTACGACGAGGGCGTCGCCGAGTTCCTGGACCTGGAACGCGTCAAGCCGAACACCCTGGGCAACACCCGCATGCTGCTGCGCCTCTGA
- a CDS encoding DUF501 domain-containing protein has product MTVVPPQEPAAESVPPPEREPASEADLAAVAAQLGRPPRGTRAVAHRCPCGLPDVVETTPRLADGTPFPTLFYLTCPRATAACSRLESAGLMKEMADRLAADPELAARYRAAHEDYLARRDAIGEVPEIAGTSAGGMPGRVKCLHVHLGHALGAGPGVNPFGDETLGLVEKWWAAGPCVDVPAGG; this is encoded by the coding sequence GTGACTGTCGTACCACCGCAGGAGCCGGCGGCGGAATCCGTACCCCCGCCGGAGCGTGAACCGGCCAGCGAGGCCGACCTGGCCGCGGTGGCCGCGCAACTCGGGCGCCCGCCCCGGGGCACCCGGGCCGTGGCCCACCGGTGCCCGTGCGGCCTGCCCGACGTGGTGGAGACGACGCCGCGACTGGCCGACGGCACCCCCTTCCCGACCCTGTTCTACCTGACCTGTCCCCGCGCGACGGCGGCCTGCAGCCGGCTGGAGTCGGCCGGGTTGATGAAGGAGATGGCGGACCGGTTGGCGGCCGATCCGGAACTGGCCGCCCGCTACCGCGCCGCGCACGAGGACTACCTGGCCCGGCGGGACGCGATCGGCGAGGTGCCGGAGATCGCCGGCACCTCGGCCGGCGGGATGCCCGGCCGGGTCAAGTGCCTGCACGTGCACCTCGGTCACGCCCTCGGCGCCGGGCCCGGGGTGAACCCGTTCGGCGACGAGACCCTCGGGCTGGTGGAGAAGTGGTGGGCGGCCGGCCCCTGCGTGGACGTGCCGGCGGGCGGGTGA
- a CDS encoding LppU/SCO3897 family protein produces MSEQVAPPPTSDAPQAPPAVQAPPPAEPEHRSGGKKKAFGIIGAVVVFLVVLGLKFGLGSVLGNVFNADETADAKAGDCIAELPEVTGTAQEEVDSAKVVACTDTDAAYNVVGRVDGQTEAQARSGEACNTFFKEGDEGYVFYSIKPGSTGYLLCLTKKV; encoded by the coding sequence GTGTCAGAGCAGGTCGCACCGCCCCCCACTTCGGACGCTCCGCAGGCCCCGCCGGCCGTGCAGGCGCCGCCCCCGGCGGAGCCGGAGCACAGGTCCGGCGGCAAGAAGAAGGCGTTCGGCATCATCGGCGCGGTCGTGGTGTTCCTGGTCGTCCTGGGCCTCAAGTTCGGCCTCGGCTCCGTGCTCGGCAACGTGTTCAACGCCGACGAGACCGCCGACGCGAAGGCCGGCGACTGCATCGCCGAGCTGCCCGAGGTCACCGGCACCGCGCAGGAGGAGGTCGACAGCGCGAAGGTCGTGGCCTGCACCGACACCGACGCCGCGTACAACGTGGTCGGACGGGTCGACGGGCAGACCGAGGCGCAGGCCCGCTCCGGCGAGGCGTGCAACACCTTCTTCAAGGAGGGCGACGAGGGCTACGTCTTCTACAGCATCAAGCCGGGCAGCACCGGCTACCTGCTCTGCCTGACCAAGAAGGTCTGA
- a CDS encoding Ppx/GppA phosphatase family protein — MAAIDCGTNSIRLLVADLPDPAAGPQAPLTDLSRRMEIVRLGQGVDRTGRLAPEAIERTRVALASFAADIDRLGAGRVRMCATSASRDAQNAAEFREMVQRTLGVAPEVVTGDEEARLSFTGAVRGLPADARPPYLVVDIGGGSTEFVVGTREGGVEAAISMDIGCVRMTERHLHGDPPGPDEVAAAQADIAAAVDRALEAVPGRSAATLVGLAGSVTTVVAIAQGLTAYEPERIHHARVSYDRVAEVTADLLAKSREQRLAIPVMHPGRADVIGAGALVLRVIMERSGLGTVVASEHDILDGIAWSLA, encoded by the coding sequence GTGGCCGCCATCGACTGCGGCACCAACTCGATCCGACTGCTGGTCGCCGACCTGCCCGACCCGGCGGCGGGCCCGCAGGCGCCGCTGACCGACCTGAGCCGCCGGATGGAGATCGTCCGGCTGGGGCAGGGCGTCGACCGGACGGGCCGACTCGCGCCGGAGGCGATCGAGCGCACCCGGGTGGCGTTGGCCAGCTTCGCCGCCGACATCGACCGGCTCGGCGCGGGGCGGGTCCGGATGTGCGCGACGTCGGCGTCCCGCGACGCGCAGAACGCGGCCGAGTTCCGGGAGATGGTGCAGCGGACCCTGGGTGTCGCCCCCGAGGTGGTCACCGGCGACGAGGAGGCGCGGCTGTCCTTCACCGGCGCGGTGCGCGGCCTGCCCGCCGACGCCCGGCCGCCGTACCTGGTGGTGGACATCGGCGGCGGCTCGACCGAGTTCGTGGTCGGCACCCGCGAGGGCGGGGTCGAGGCGGCGATCTCGATGGACATCGGCTGTGTCCGGATGACCGAGCGTCACCTGCACGGCGACCCGCCGGGCCCGGACGAGGTGGCCGCCGCGCAGGCCGACATCGCGGCAGCCGTGGACCGGGCGCTGGAGGCGGTCCCCGGGCGTTCGGCGGCCACCCTGGTCGGCCTGGCCGGTTCGGTCACCACCGTGGTGGCGATCGCCCAGGGCCTCACCGCGTACGAGCCGGAGCGCATCCACCACGCCCGGGTGTCGTACGACCGGGTGGCGGAGGTGACCGCCGACCTGCTGGCGAAGTCCCGCGAGCAGCGGCTGGCCATCCCGGTGATGCATCCGGGCCGGGCCGACGTGATCGGGGCGGGAGCCCTGGTGCTCCGCGTGATCATGGAGCGTTCGGGGCTGGGCACGGTGGTCGCCTCGGAGCACGACATCCTCGACGGCATCGCCTGGAGCCTCGCCTGA
- a CDS encoding FtsB family cell division protein, whose protein sequence is MQQRRTPGGQRPARRPGQPGRPGGVRSGRPSARDGGVRADPRSTAGRAPGAARGAEGVRSANRPAAARRTAAGGTVTRLAAPRSRGVTGRATVLFAVLIALALAYTYPVRVYLDQQADIERMEASQAAQRELIAELAAEAAKWEDDAYVETKARERFFMSRPGEKIVILLDDPAGAARDAGEPAGPAAADVPDPWYDTLWSSVRAANGEQTDN, encoded by the coding sequence ATGCAGCAGCGCCGCACACCGGGCGGCCAACGCCCCGCCCGCCGGCCGGGTCAGCCCGGCCGGCCGGGCGGGGTCCGCAGTGGACGGCCGTCGGCCCGGGACGGCGGCGTCCGCGCCGACCCCCGGTCGACCGCCGGTCGCGCTCCGGGCGCGGCCCGGGGTGCCGAGGGCGTACGCTCCGCGAACCGGCCCGCCGCCGCCCGGCGTACGGCGGCCGGGGGCACGGTCACGCGGCTCGCCGCACCCCGGTCCCGAGGTGTCACCGGGCGGGCCACCGTGCTGTTCGCGGTGCTGATCGCGCTGGCCCTGGCGTACACCTATCCCGTCCGGGTCTACCTCGACCAGCAGGCCGACATCGAACGGATGGAGGCGTCCCAGGCGGCCCAGCGGGAGCTGATCGCCGAGCTGGCCGCCGAGGCCGCCAAGTGGGAGGACGACGCGTACGTCGAGACGAAGGCCCGGGAGCGGTTCTTCATGAGCCGCCCCGGGGAGAAGATCGTGATCCTCCTGGACGACCCGGCGGGCGCCGCCCGGGACGCGGGTGAACCGGCCGGGCCGGCCGCGGCGGACGTGCCCGACCCCTGGTACGACACGCTGTGGTCGAGCGTGCGGGCCGCCAACGGCGAGCAGACCGACAACTAG
- the eno gene encoding phosphopyruvate hydratase — protein MATIEGIVAREILDSRGNPTVEVEVGLDDGTIARAAVPSGASTGAFEAIELRDGDKSRYLGKGVEKAVANIEDKIVDQLIGYEASEQRLIDQKMLDIDGTDNKGELGANAILGVSLAVAKAAAGSAELSLFRYLGGPNAHLLPVPMMNILNGGAHADSNVDVQEFMIAPIGAPSFRDALRSGAEVYHALKSVLKAKGLSTGLGDEGGFAPNLPTNAAALDLIAEAVEKAGYRLGSDIVFALDVAATEFFEAGTYTFEGTAKTAEDMSNYYTKLAGDYPIVSIEDPLAEDDWSGWATLTAALGDRVQIVGDDLFVTNPQRIARGIAEKAANAVLVKVNQIGSLTETLDAVDLAHRAGFRCMMSHRSGETEDTTIADLAVATGCGQIKTGAPARSDRVAKYNQLLRIEEELADAARYAGAGAFPRYRSA, from the coding sequence GTGGCAACCATCGAGGGAATCGTCGCCCGGGAGATCCTGGACTCCCGGGGCAACCCGACCGTCGAGGTCGAGGTCGGGCTCGACGACGGCACGATCGCCCGCGCCGCGGTGCCGTCCGGCGCCTCCACGGGCGCCTTCGAGGCGATCGAGCTGCGCGACGGTGACAAGTCCCGCTACCTGGGCAAGGGCGTCGAGAAGGCGGTCGCCAACATCGAGGACAAGATCGTCGACCAGCTCATCGGGTACGAGGCCAGCGAGCAGCGGCTGATCGACCAGAAGATGCTCGACATCGACGGCACCGACAACAAGGGCGAGCTGGGCGCGAACGCGATCCTCGGCGTCTCCCTCGCGGTGGCGAAGGCGGCGGCCGGCAGCGCCGAGCTGAGCCTGTTCCGCTACCTGGGCGGCCCCAACGCGCACCTGTTGCCGGTGCCGATGATGAACATCCTCAACGGCGGCGCGCACGCGGACTCCAACGTCGACGTCCAGGAGTTCATGATCGCGCCGATCGGCGCGCCGAGCTTCCGTGACGCGCTGCGCTCGGGTGCCGAGGTCTACCACGCCCTCAAGTCCGTGCTGAAGGCGAAGGGCCTGTCCACCGGCCTGGGCGACGAGGGTGGCTTCGCGCCGAACCTGCCCACCAACGCCGCCGCGCTCGACCTGATCGCCGAGGCGGTCGAGAAGGCCGGCTACCGGCTCGGCAGCGACATCGTCTTCGCCCTCGACGTGGCGGCCACGGAGTTCTTCGAGGCCGGCACCTACACCTTCGAGGGCACGGCGAAGACCGCCGAGGACATGAGCAACTACTACACCAAGCTGGCCGGCGACTACCCGATCGTGTCGATCGAGGACCCGCTGGCCGAGGACGACTGGAGCGGCTGGGCCACCCTGACCGCCGCGCTCGGCGACCGCGTCCAGATCGTCGGCGACGACCTGTTCGTCACCAACCCGCAGCGCATCGCCCGGGGCATCGCCGAGAAGGCCGCCAACGCGGTGCTGGTGAAGGTCAACCAGATCGGCTCGCTGACCGAGACCCTGGACGCGGTCGACCTGGCCCACCGGGCCGGCTTCCGGTGCATGATGAGCCACCGTTCCGGCGAGACCGAGGACACCACCATCGCCGACCTGGCGGTGGCCACCGGCTGCGGCCAGATCAAGACCGGTGCCCCGGCCCGCTCCGACCGGGTGGCGAAGTACAACCAGCTCCTGCGCATCGAGGAGGAGTTGGCCGACGCGGCGCGGTACGCCGGGGCGGGCGCCTTCCCGCGCTACCGTTCCGCCTGA